In Massilia sp. METH4, the genomic window ACGCGCTGCTGGTATTTCTACGACGTGGCCACGCCCTGCAACAAGCGCGCGCCCGGCAGCGGCTGCGCCGCCAACGGTGGCATCACGCGCCAGCACGCGATCCTGGGTGCGAGCGAACAGTGCATCGCCACCCACCCTTCCGACATGTGCGTGGCGCTGGCCGCGCTGGAAGCGGTGGTGCACGTGCAATCGGTGCGCGGCAGGCGCGCCATCCCGTTCGCCGAATTCCACCGGCTGCCCGGCGACCGGCCGGACGTCGATACCACGCTGGCGCCCGATGAACTGATCACCGGCATCGAGCTGCCGGACGCGGCCCGCTTCGCGCGGCACTCGGCCTACCTGAAGCTGCGCGAACGCCTGTCCTACGCCTTCGCCCTCGTCTCGGTGGCTGCCGCGCTGGACATCGGCGCCGACGGCACCATCACGGCGGCGCGCATCGCACTGGGCGGCGTGGCCCATAAACCGTGGCGCCTGCCCGAGGCGGAGCGCCTGCTGGAAGGCGCACGGCCGGATGACGCGGTCTTCGCCGGCGTCGCCGACGCACTGCTGCAGGGCGCCGTGGGCCGTGGCGCCAACGACTTCAAGATTCCGCTGGCGCACAACGCCATCGTGCGCGCGCTGCACGTGGCCAGCCAGGGGACCGTGACCAATCAAGGAACGAGGCAGGGAGAACGCGAATGACGGATCTGATCGAAGCTTTGCGGGCGCCCACGGCGGATCGCGGCACCGGCCCGGTGCGCACCGGCACGCCGGTATCGCGCGTGGATGGCCGGGCCAAGGTGACGGGCCAGGCGAAATACGCGGCCGAACACGCCGCGCCGGACCTGGCCTACGGCGTCGTCGTGAGTTCCCCGGCGGCCAAGGGCACGATCCGATCGATCGACACGCGTGCCGCGCTGGCGGTGCCGGGCGTGGTCGAAGTGCTGACGCACCTGAACCGCCCGAAGGTCCGCGCCTTCGACATCGCCTACAAGGACATGACGGCGCCGGCGGGTTCG contains:
- a CDS encoding xanthine dehydrogenase family protein subunit M encodes the protein MNPFAYDRPATVDAALRAIAANADAGGATANQNEIRMVAGGTNLLDLMKEGVTLAPHLVDINRLPLDGIEETPGGGLLLGATARNADTAWHPLVEQRYPLLSAAILAGASPQLRNMASNGGNLLQRTRCWYFYDVATPCNKRAPGSGCAANGGITRQHAILGASEQCIATHPSDMCVALAALEAVVHVQSVRGRRAIPFAEFHRLPGDRPDVDTTLAPDELITGIELPDAARFARHSAYLKLRERLSYAFALVSVAAALDIGADGTITAARIALGGVAHKPWRLPEAERLLEGARPDDAVFAGVADALLQGAVGRGANDFKIPLAHNAIVRALHVASQGTVTNQGTRQGERE